The following proteins are encoded in a genomic region of Candidatus Edwardsbacteria bacterium:
- the dut gene encoding dUTP diphosphatase, with protein MKSLKIKISLLSDSARMPEYSTVHSSGMDLKAAIGKPIKIKPGQISLVPTGLALEIPPGFEGQVRPRSGLAIKHGISIVNAPGTIDADYRGEVGVILINLGKKIFTIQPGDRIAQLVIAPVVKAELVKVRSLNNTARGQGGFGHTGVGKRRQD; from the coding sequence ATGAAATCTTTGAAAATAAAGATATCCCTGCTCTCCGATTCAGCCCGGATGCCGGAATATTCCACCGTCCATTCATCCGGGATGGACCTTAAGGCGGCTATCGGGAAACCCATAAAAATAAAACCCGGGCAGATAAGCCTGGTGCCCACCGGCCTGGCCCTGGAGATCCCGCCCGGCTTTGAAGGCCAGGTAAGGCCCCGGAGTGGCCTGGCCATAAAACACGGCATTTCCATCGTCAATGCCCCGGGCACTATCGACGCCGACTACCGCGGGGAGGTGGGGGTGATTTTGATCAATCTGGGAAAAAAAATATTCACCATTCAACCTGGTGACAGAATAGCTCAGTTGGTGATAGCTCCTGTGGTCAAGGCGGAGCTGGTCAAAGTGAGATCGCTGAACAATACGGCCAGGGGCCAGGGCGGTTTCGGCCACACCGGGGTGGGGAAACGCAGACAGGATTGA